In the Paralichthys olivaceus isolate ysfri-2021 chromosome 15, ASM2471397v2, whole genome shotgun sequence genome, one interval contains:
- the ucp2 gene encoding dicarboxylate carrier UCP2 — translation MVGFEPADVPPSAAVKFVGAGTAACIADLLTFPLDTAKVRLQIQGEAIASVAAGNGSAVKYRGVFGTISTMVRTEGPRSLYSGLVAGLQRQMSFASVRIGLYDSVKQFYTRGSEHVGISIRLLAGCTTGAMAVVLAQPTDVVKVRFQAQARSTGLARRYCSTIDAYRTIAREEGIRGLWKGTAPNIVRNATVNCTELVTYDFIKDTLLKSTPLTDNLPCHFLSAFGAGLCTTVIASPVDVVKTRYMNSSLGQYRSTLNCAATMMTKEGPLAFYKGFMPSFLRLGSWNVVMFVTYEQLKRAMMAANHNCTTIL, via the exons ATGGTTGGATTTGAACCTGCTGATGTGCCTCCGTCAGCAGCTGTGAAGTTTGTGGGAGCAGGAACTGCAGCTTGTATCGCTGACCTGCTCACCTTTCCCCTGGACACAGCCAAAGTGCGACTGCAG ATCCAAGGGGAGGCCATAGCGTCTGTAGCAGCAGGGAATGGGTCAGCGGTGAAGTATCGAGGTGtgtttggcaccatcagtaccATGGTGCGCACAGAAGGACCCAGGAGTCTTTACAGTGGACTGGTGGCAGGACTCCAGAGGCAGATGAGCTTCGCCTCTGTCCGCATTGGCCTCTACGACTCTGTAAAGCAGTTCTACACCAGAGGCTCTGAGC ATGTAGGCATCAGCATTCGACTGCTTGCGGGATGTACCACAGGTGCCATGGCGGTTGTGTTAGCTCAGCCCACAGATGTGGTGAAAGTCCGCTTCCAGGCACAGGCCAGGTCCACTGGGCTCGCCAGACGCTACTGTAGCACCATAGATGCTTACAGGACCATTGCTAGGGAAGAAGGCATCCGTGGCCTATGGAAAG GTACAGCTCCAAACATTGTACGGAACGCGACAGTCAACTGCACAGAACTGGTGACGTACGACTTCATCAAGGATACACTTCTAAAGTCCACGCCCCTGACAG ACAACCTGCCATGCCACTTTCTATCAGCCTTCGGTGCAGGGTTATGCACGACAGTCATCGCTTCGCCTGTCGATGTGGTCAAGACAAGATATATGAACTCTTCTCTTGGCCAGTACAGAAGCACCCTCAACTGTGCTGCTACCATGATGACCAAAGAAGGACCACTTGCCTTTTATAAGGG GTTCATGCCCTCTTTCTTACGCCTGGGCTCCTGGAACGTGGTGATGTTCGTGACATACGAGCAGCTGAAACGGGCCATGATGGCAGCAAATCACAACTGCACAACAATTCTGTGA
- the LOC109628439 gene encoding dnaJ homolog subfamily B member 13-like isoform X2, producing MDVDEKARKKATYDKFGEEGLKGGIPPEFGSGGAWSSKYAYHGNPEKTFKQFFGGDNPFAVFYTNDAPLQFGGLQPVVVKTQDSPIERDLHLSLDDLFHGCTKKINIYRKVMNEGGYTSSIKDKVLSIDVSPGWKEGTRIVFSKEGDQGPNSIPADIVFIVRQKSHPLFERQHDDLISKLQISLEMALTGFSVNVPTLDGRLLNIPINDIVHFTYRKVVPGEGMPLFQDPSQRGDLIIHFDIQFPEKLSADRKHLIQQALK from the exons atggatgttgatgaaaaag CTCGGAAAAAGGCAACCTATGACAAGTTTGGTGAGGAAGGACTAAAGGGTGGGATTCCACCTGAGTTTGGCAGCGGTGGGGCCTGGTCATCTAAATATGCCTACCATGGGAatccagaaaaaacatttaaacagttcTTTGGAGGTGACAACCCATTTGcag TCTTCTATACAAATGATGCACCACTTCAGTTTGGTGGCCTACAACCAGTGGTGGTGAAGACACAAGACTCCCCAATAGAGAGAGACCTTCATTTGTCCCTGGATGATCTGTTCCACGGGTGCACAAAAAAGATTAATATATATCGCAAG GTTATGAATGAGGGTGGATACACATCCAGTATCAAGGACAAGGTCCTCTCTATAGATGTCAGTCCTGGATGGAAAGAAGGCACAAGAATTGTCTTCTCCAAAGAGGGAGATCAG GGACCAAACAGCATTCCTGCAGATATTGTGTTCATTGTGCGGCAGAAGAGTCATCCTCTGTTTGAAAGACAACATGATGACCTGATCTCCAAGCTCCAAATCTCTCTGGAGATG GCCTTGACTGGCTTCTCTGTGAATGTGCCGACGCTAGATGGCAGGCTACTCAATATTCCCATCAACGACATAGTGCA ttttacataTAGAAAAGTGGTGCCTGGAGAGGGAATGCCGCTGTTCCAGGATCCTTCACAGAGAGGAGACCTCATCATTCACTTTGACATCCAGTTCCCAGAGAAGCTCTCCGCTGACAGAAAGCATCTGATACAACAAGCTTTGAAATAA
- the LOC109628439 gene encoding dnaJ homolog subfamily B member 13-like isoform X1 — MAEDYYKTLEINRSATDTDIKKAYRRLALKFHPKSSKEAGSTDRLIQLGEAYEVLSDPRKKATYDKFGEEGLKGGIPPEFGSGGAWSSKYAYHGNPEKTFKQFFGGDNPFAVFYTNDAPLQFGGLQPVVVKTQDSPIERDLHLSLDDLFHGCTKKINIYRKVMNEGGYTSSIKDKVLSIDVSPGWKEGTRIVFSKEGDQGPNSIPADIVFIVRQKSHPLFERQHDDLISKLQISLEMALTGFSVNVPTLDGRLLNIPINDIVHFTYRKVVPGEGMPLFQDPSQRGDLIIHFDIQFPEKLSADRKHLIQQALK; from the exons ATGGCTGAAGACTACTACAAAACACTGGAGATAAACAGGAGCGCCACAGACACAGATATCAAAAAGGC ATATCGACGTCTTGCGTTGAAGTTTCACCCAAAGAGCAGCAAAGAAGCAGGAAGCACAGACAGGTTAATTCAATTAGGTGAAGCCTACGAGGTTCTCAGTGACC CTCGGAAAAAGGCAACCTATGACAAGTTTGGTGAGGAAGGACTAAAGGGTGGGATTCCACCTGAGTTTGGCAGCGGTGGGGCCTGGTCATCTAAATATGCCTACCATGGGAatccagaaaaaacatttaaacagttcTTTGGAGGTGACAACCCATTTGcag TCTTCTATACAAATGATGCACCACTTCAGTTTGGTGGCCTACAACCAGTGGTGGTGAAGACACAAGACTCCCCAATAGAGAGAGACCTTCATTTGTCCCTGGATGATCTGTTCCACGGGTGCACAAAAAAGATTAATATATATCGCAAG GTTATGAATGAGGGTGGATACACATCCAGTATCAAGGACAAGGTCCTCTCTATAGATGTCAGTCCTGGATGGAAAGAAGGCACAAGAATTGTCTTCTCCAAAGAGGGAGATCAG GGACCAAACAGCATTCCTGCAGATATTGTGTTCATTGTGCGGCAGAAGAGTCATCCTCTGTTTGAAAGACAACATGATGACCTGATCTCCAAGCTCCAAATCTCTCTGGAGATG GCCTTGACTGGCTTCTCTGTGAATGTGCCGACGCTAGATGGCAGGCTACTCAATATTCCCATCAACGACATAGTGCA ttttacataTAGAAAAGTGGTGCCTGGAGAGGGAATGCCGCTGTTCCAGGATCCTTCACAGAGAGGAGACCTCATCATTCACTTTGACATCCAGTTCCCAGAGAAGCTCTCCGCTGACAGAAAGCATCTGATACAACAAGCTTTGAAATAA